From one Malus sylvestris chromosome 1, drMalSylv7.2, whole genome shotgun sequence genomic stretch:
- the LOC126582605 gene encoding uncharacterized protein LOC126582605: MDSGNSGSMQSSSGGDDEYDSRAESISAVLSNPPSQLGPMSNPPPHHHHHHQQMDPLSNMFDPLSSRLTNPNPLLNFDMMWSKTLRSDPNPTDLAGLSQPLLTSPCINQLGQSRGGAAAAGGGGVSSTFAALQIPQDNQNVSASFSAPNNQTHNNGVVRNPKKRSRASRRAPTTVLTTDTTNFRAMVQEFTGIPAPPFSSSSPFARSRLDLFGSAAAASSLMRSAGGGGGGGGLGLDAPPPYLLRPFAQKVTHQPPSSLLDPINSSSTNHNLLNVQNQNPSSSSSSSQVLNFQSLFQSQQQSPKYPLMSVTSPPHHHQAGSLGGPPHQHFGLTHPQQQQVNVNALSNNIVSSSDAALSRHDTGNGPSWGTDKTGSNKNIDNSNNIVDHQRLMSSINGNYGNGKLNYSAAGPSSNIVLHAGSVPSSTAAAATTTTPRSEGMVESWICSSD; encoded by the coding sequence aTGGATTCTGGCAACAGTGGGAGTATGCAATCCTCCAGCGGCGGCGATGACGAGTACGATTCGCGCGCTGAGTCAATCTCCGCCGTGCTCAGTAACCCACCGAGTCAACTCGGTCCCATGTCTAACCCACCACCacatcaccatcaccaccaccaacaaATGGACCCTCTATCAAACATGTTCGATCCGTTATCATCCAGGCTCACCAACCCAAATCCGCTCCTCAATTTCGACATGATGTGGTCCAAAACCTTAAGATCCGATCCCAATCCCACCGATCTAGCCGGTCTCAGCCAACCCTTATTGACCAGTCCCTGTATTAACCAATTAGGACAAAGCAGAGGCGGCGCAGCCGCCGCCGGAGGAGGAGGCGTGTCGTCTACTTTTGCGGCGCTTCAGATTCCACAAGACAATCAAAACGTTTCCGCCTCTTTTTCAGCTCCCAACAACCAAACCCACAACAACGGTGTTGTGCGGAATCCGAAAAAGAGGTCGAGAGCGTCGAGGCGAGCACCAACGACGGTGCTGACAACGGACACCACAAATTTCAGAGCCATGGTTCAGGAATTTACAGGTATCCCTGctcctccattttcttcttcctcaccttTCGCGAGGAGCAGATTGGACCTTTTTGGCAGTGCTGCTGCTGCCTCTTCATTGATGAGATCAGCaggaggcggaggaggaggagggggtcTGGGTTTGGACGCTCCTCCTCCATACCTTTTGAGGCCTTTTGCGCAAAAAGTGACGCACCAACCACCATCTTCATTGCTTGATCCTATTAATTCATCCTCCACAAATCACAATCTCCTCAATGtgcaaaaccaaaacccttcatcatcatcatcttcttcacaAGTTCTCAATTTCCAATCCCTTTTTCAGTCCCAACAACAAAGTCCTAAATACCCATTAATGTCCGTTACTTCACCACCTCATCATCATCAAGCAGGCTCTTTGGGGGGTCCTCCTCATCAACATTTTGGTTTGACTCATCCGCAGCAGCAGCAGGTTAATGTTAATGCGCTTTCCAACAACATCGTATCTTCCTCGGACGCCGCGCTTTCCAGGCACGACACTGGTAATGGTCCAAGCTGGGGTACTGACAAAACAGGGTCCAACAAGAACATTGACAACAGCAACAATATCGTTGATCATCAAAGACTAATGAGTTCTATCAATGGCAATTACGGCAATGGGAAACTCAACTACTCGGCTGCTGGTCCTTCGTCGAATATTGTACTTCATGCCGGCAGTGTACCTTCATctactgctgctgctgctactACTACCACTCCTCGAAGCGAAGGTATGGTGGAATCATGGATTTGCTCCTCAGATTAG